The following proteins are co-located in the Sulfurospirillum deleyianum DSM 6946 genome:
- a CDS encoding tetratricopeptide repeat protein yields the protein MAEEEVVILEAENTPSNEEESFALIEEERTDEITPSEVVPLNQNEKRSPSKKRLLILLIAGVILLIGIMVALLLILNAKDTVSQTPIIKEKEEEKILQKEQFSPSKLDSMIKKAHLLYEQGNKEEALKIYEKIATFNEAISYYNIGVAKLKEKNFSEALEAFKKAIQNKEHRCISAINAAVCALELKDDTLFTYYIDLAFSYLPEESNAPLYSYYVGLVHYYKNFYYEALSAIRHPSMEFYKEDQTYLASKILASLNQNTLAIDTLEGIKAEGDHFTLGLLYAKKGDFVTAKHYLQRAIHAEPHNAKVKIALSMVENKLGNLGNTASLLGEVYKINDTNAQTKPLYNLHTILKPSLFDVQNAQKEFEKELFFTQENIYGLLFYYAPYKVFDAKQTIDYIRKGSMNIFIDEIGPALSYLKASSTISKVNIAISQGIKQALNAHVYEANTIFAHMVEEYKNHSILHYNLALTYAQIGDYAAAYKNFSKSYHLDNNNYLAGVFAIMSGHLINRDVAKLLEDVKESIHKNPALEKENLYLSLLYLTDKNEFSLTRWLEMEKEDSPLSLVLNIIASQKLSNERMYERSTQKLQALLPKDIMANIIAFNAKYHKKAIKSYAKEIQMEFNKLPLEYDTFYYGPKMVKEQYIKLLQIGGLLHQKRDSVRAQMEKEQEDIPAMMQTLAFMEIYTNRFEEAFTLYNKLIDDYHKKDTYTIFLASVAAIGAGHNENAIALLELSKLTDPANMESRYALGLLYQEIGNFEAASVQYRSIGNSGFISRYFSFNIAR from the coding sequence ATGGCAGAAGAAGAAGTTGTCATCCTCGAGGCGGAAAACACTCCTTCAAATGAAGAGGAGAGTTTTGCGCTCATCGAGGAGGAGCGAACAGATGAGATTACCCCCTCAGAGGTTGTTCCACTCAATCAAAATGAAAAGAGATCTCCCTCTAAAAAAAGATTGCTTATTTTACTCATTGCAGGGGTTATTTTGCTCATTGGCATCATGGTTGCCCTTCTTCTTATTTTAAATGCAAAAGACACGGTATCCCAAACACCCATAATCAAAGAGAAAGAAGAAGAAAAAATACTCCAAAAGGAGCAATTTTCTCCTTCTAAACTCGATAGTATGATTAAAAAAGCACACCTTCTTTACGAACAAGGCAATAAAGAAGAAGCGCTTAAAATTTATGAAAAAATTGCTACATTCAATGAGGCAATTTCTTATTACAATATTGGCGTTGCAAAACTGAAAGAAAAAAACTTCTCAGAAGCACTTGAAGCCTTTAAAAAGGCGATTCAAAACAAAGAGCACCGCTGTATCAGTGCCATTAATGCCGCTGTTTGCGCCTTGGAACTCAAAGATGATACCCTTTTTACCTACTATATTGACCTTGCTTTTTCGTATCTTCCGGAAGAGAGTAATGCGCCACTCTATTCTTATTATGTCGGACTGGTTCATTATTATAAAAATTTTTATTACGAAGCCCTTAGTGCTATTCGTCATCCCTCTATGGAGTTTTATAAAGAGGATCAAACCTATCTTGCTTCCAAAATTTTAGCTTCCTTAAATCAAAACACCCTTGCGATTGATACGCTAGAAGGCATTAAAGCAGAAGGAGATCATTTCACGTTGGGACTTTTATATGCGAAAAAAGGTGATTTTGTAACAGCAAAACACTATTTACAACGTGCGATTCACGCTGAACCCCACAATGCAAAAGTCAAAATAGCGCTTTCAATGGTCGAAAATAAATTAGGCAATCTAGGCAACACCGCCTCGCTCCTTGGTGAAGTGTATAAAATCAACGATACAAACGCCCAAACCAAACCTCTTTACAACCTTCATACCATTTTAAAACCCTCTCTTTTTGATGTACAAAATGCACAAAAAGAGTTTGAAAAAGAGCTTTTTTTCACGCAAGAAAATATCTATGGTCTCCTTTTTTATTACGCCCCGTACAAAGTTTTTGACGCTAAACAGACGATTGATTATATTCGAAAAGGAAGTATGAATATTTTTATTGATGAGATCGGTCCTGCCCTCTCATACCTTAAAGCAAGTTCAACCATTTCTAAAGTCAATATCGCCATTAGCCAAGGAATTAAACAAGCTTTAAATGCCCACGTCTATGAAGCCAATACCATCTTTGCACACATGGTAGAAGAGTATAAAAATCACTCCATTTTGCACTACAATCTAGCCTTAACCTACGCACAAATAGGCGATTATGCGGCTGCGTACAAAAACTTTTCCAAAAGCTACCATTTAGATAATAACAACTACCTTGCGGGTGTTTTTGCGATTATGAGTGGGCATCTCATCAACAGAGATGTTGCAAAACTGTTAGAAGATGTTAAAGAGAGTATCCACAAAAATCCAGCGTTAGAAAAAGAGAACCTTTATCTTTCACTTCTTTATCTTACCGATAAAAATGAATTTTCACTGACACGATGGCTTGAAATGGAAAAAGAAGATAGCCCACTAAGCCTTGTTTTAAATATCATCGCTTCGCAAAAACTGAGCAATGAACGTATGTATGAACGCAGTACTCAAAAACTTCAAGCGCTGCTACCCAAAGACATTATGGCAAATATTATTGCCTTTAATGCGAAGTACCATAAAAAAGCGATTAAGAGTTATGCCAAAGAGATTCAAATGGAGTTTAACAAACTTCCATTAGAGTATGATACCTTTTATTACGGACCTAAAATGGTTAAAGAGCAGTACATTAAACTCCTTCAGATTGGAGGCTTACTGCATCAAAAACGTGATAGTGTGAGAGCACAGATGGAAAAAGAGCAAGAAGACATCCCTGCAATGATGCAAACACTCGCTTTTATGGAAATCTACACCAATCGTTTTGAAGAGGCTTTTACTCTCTACAATAAACTCATTGATGATTATCACAAAAAAGATACCTACACTATTTTTCTAGCTTCCGTTGCCGCCATCGGTGCAGGACACAATGAAAATGCCATCGCACTCCTAGAACTCTCTAAACTCACAGATCCTGCAAATATGGAAAGCCGTTATGCGTTAGGATTACTCTATCAAGAAATAGGAAATTTTGAAGCAGCGAGTGTGCAATATCGAAGCATTGGAAACAGCGGTTTTATCTCACGCTATTTTAGCTTTAACATTGCGAGATAA
- a CDS encoding 2-isopropylmalate synthase, which yields MSTDNKIIIFDTTLRDGEQSPGASMNTEEKIQIALQLQKLGVDVIEAGFAAASPGDFDAISRIAEAVTKSRICSLARALEKDIKAAGEAVSKAKMNRIHTFIATSPIHMEYKLKMTPDQVIKKAVEAVQYAKTFCEDVEFSCEDAGRSEVSFMKEVLDAVINAGATTLNIPDTVGYRLPTEMGAIIKSLHDFVGDRAIISVHNHNDLGLAVANSLACIENGARQVECTINGLGERAGNAALEEIVMALRTRKDHFSGYETNINIKEIYPTSKLVSSITGIEPQPNKAIVGKNAFSHESGIHQDGVLKHTQTYEIMSAKDIGLDKNSIVLGKHSGRHAFKDKLNSLGYELKDEEINEAFERFKILADQKKDIFDDDLRALVADEITKIPQVFELVRLQLSDCSPGGLPSAAVTISHEGKEITDAAIGNGTMDAIFKVIDRVCGVSGELRDYKVDAVSQGKDAMARVLVKVVFDESKPAIMGHGLSVDTMLATAKAYIGALNSYMSMRERLRTIKNHTSEGI from the coding sequence ATGAGCACAGATAATAAAATTATCATTTTTGATACAACATTAAGAGATGGCGAACAAAGCCCCGGTGCTTCGATGAATACAGAAGAAAAAATTCAAATTGCTTTGCAACTTCAAAAATTAGGGGTTGATGTGATAGAAGCAGGGTTTGCAGCGGCCAGCCCTGGTGATTTTGATGCGATTTCTCGTATTGCTGAAGCGGTCACAAAAAGTCGTATTTGTTCACTGGCTCGTGCATTGGAAAAAGACATTAAAGCAGCAGGTGAAGCAGTTTCTAAAGCGAAGATGAATCGTATTCATACATTTATAGCGACCAGTCCTATTCACATGGAATATAAACTTAAAATGACACCTGATCAAGTCATTAAGAAAGCAGTTGAAGCCGTACAGTATGCTAAAACCTTTTGTGAGGATGTTGAGTTTAGTTGTGAAGATGCAGGACGCAGTGAAGTGAGTTTTATGAAAGAAGTGTTAGATGCGGTCATCAATGCAGGGGCTACCACACTGAATATCCCTGATACAGTAGGGTATCGTTTGCCAACAGAAATGGGGGCTATTATTAAGTCTTTGCATGATTTTGTGGGAGATAGAGCGATTATTTCGGTGCACAATCATAATGATTTAGGTTTAGCCGTTGCCAACTCTTTAGCGTGTATTGAAAATGGTGCACGTCAGGTGGAGTGTACCATTAATGGTTTGGGAGAGAGAGCTGGTAATGCGGCGTTAGAGGAAATCGTTATGGCGCTTCGCACACGTAAAGATCATTTTAGTGGTTATGAGACCAATATCAACATCAAAGAGATTTACCCAACCAGCAAATTGGTTTCATCCATCACAGGTATTGAGCCTCAGCCTAACAAGGCGATTGTAGGGAAAAATGCTTTTTCTCACGAGAGTGGTATTCATCAAGATGGTGTTCTAAAACACACGCAAACGTATGAAATTATGAGTGCGAAAGACATTGGCTTAGATAAAAATTCTATTGTGCTTGGAAAGCATTCGGGTCGTCATGCCTTTAAAGATAAGTTAAATAGTTTAGGGTATGAACTAAAAGATGAAGAGATTAATGAAGCGTTTGAGCGATTTAAAATTTTAGCGGATCAGAAGAAAGATATTTTTGATGATGATTTACGTGCTTTGGTCGCAGATGAAATTACCAAAATTCCTCAAGTATTTGAATTGGTGCGCTTACAACTTTCAGATTGTTCTCCAGGAGGGCTTCCAAGTGCTGCTGTTACGATTAGCCATGAGGGTAAAGAGATAACAGATGCGGCGATTGGAAATGGAACGATGGATGCCATTTTTAAAGTTATTGATAGGGTATGTGGCGTGAGTGGTGAACTTAGAGATTATAAGGTTGATGCTGTGTCTCAAGGTAAAGATGCGATGGCTCGTGTTTTGGTTAAAGTGGTCTTTGATGAGAGCAAACCTGCCATTATGGGGCATGGACTTAGCGTGGATACGATGTTAGCAACAGCTAAAGCGTACATTGGAGCGTTGAACAGTTATATGTCTATGAGAGAGCGTTTGCGAACCATTAAAAATCACACCAGCGAGGGAATTTAA